One window of Eisenibacter elegans DSM 3317 genomic DNA carries:
- the gpmI gene encoding 2,3-bisphosphoglycerate-independent phosphoglycerate mutase has product MNKKVLLMILDGWGLGTEPEVSAIQHAQTPFIDSLFARYPHTQLEASGLAVGLPPGQMGNSEVGHLNIGAGRVVYQELVRINQAIAQRELHRHPTLLESLQYAKKNQKKVHFIGLLSDGGVHAHIEHLKALCDIAEAEGLYEVFVHAFTDGRDTDPKSGLGYVQDLEAHLQGRSTRIASVIGRYYAMDRDRRWERVKLAYDLLVRGEGAAFGSAAEAVQSAYVQNVTDEFIPPSFIANAQGRPLATIQEGDVVLCFNFRTDRGREITQVLTQEDMPAQGMQTLPLRYLTLTNYDETFVGVTPLFDKDNLSNTLGEVLAKAGKTQIRIAETEKYPHVTFFFSGGREAAFEGEKRLLCPSPKVATYDLQPEMSAHEIVATIVPEIEAQSADFICLNFANPDMVGHTGVFEAAVKACETVDHCAAQVIEAALKQQYSVLVIADHGNADYMRNPDGTPHTAHTTNLVPCILVDNDYQGSLKGSGKLGNIAPTILDLMGIAPPTEMSEDSLLS; this is encoded by the coding sequence ATGAATAAGAAAGTATTGCTGATGATTCTCGACGGCTGGGGTCTTGGTACTGAGCCGGAGGTATCGGCCATCCAACACGCCCAAACGCCTTTTATCGATAGCTTATTTGCCCGCTATCCACACACCCAACTGGAAGCCTCGGGCTTGGCGGTAGGCTTACCGCCCGGGCAGATGGGCAACTCCGAAGTAGGCCATCTCAACATCGGTGCCGGACGTGTGGTATACCAAGAACTGGTACGCATCAATCAGGCCATTGCCCAACGCGAACTACACCGACACCCGACGCTGTTGGAATCGTTGCAATATGCCAAAAAAAATCAAAAAAAAGTACATTTCATCGGCTTGCTTTCTGATGGTGGTGTACACGCCCACATCGAGCACCTCAAAGCACTTTGTGATATAGCCGAAGCCGAAGGACTGTACGAAGTGTTTGTACACGCCTTTACAGACGGGCGCGACACCGACCCCAAAAGTGGTTTGGGCTACGTCCAAGACCTCGAAGCACATCTACAAGGCCGCAGCACACGCATCGCCTCCGTCATTGGGCGCTATTATGCCATGGACAGAGACCGCCGTTGGGAGCGCGTCAAACTAGCCTATGACCTACTCGTGCGGGGAGAGGGCGCTGCCTTTGGCTCGGCTGCTGAGGCTGTGCAAAGTGCTTATGTGCAAAATGTTACTGATGAGTTTATACCGCCCTCTTTCATTGCCAATGCACAAGGCCGACCCTTGGCCACCATCCAAGAAGGTGATGTGGTGCTGTGTTTTAACTTCCGCACCGACCGAGGGCGCGAAATCACCCAAGTACTGACCCAAGAGGATATGCCCGCACAAGGGATGCAAACCCTGCCCCTGCGCTACCTCACCCTGACCAACTACGACGAGACTTTCGTAGGCGTAACCCCTCTATTCGACAAGGACAACCTGTCTAACACCCTCGGCGAGGTACTGGCCAAGGCCGGAAAAACCCAAATCCGTATTGCCGAAACAGAAAAATACCCTCACGTAACCTTCTTCTTCTCCGGTGGGCGTGAGGCTGCTTTTGAGGGTGAAAAACGCCTACTCTGCCCCTCTCCCAAGGTGGCTACCTACGACCTACAGCCCGAAATGAGTGCTCACGAGATTGTGGCCACCATCGTACCCGAAATCGAAGCACAAAGCGCCGACTTCATCTGCCTCAACTTTGCCAACCCCGATATGGTAGGCCATACGGGCGTGTTTGAGGCGGCTGTCAAAGCCTGCGAAACCGTAGACCACTGTGCCGCACAAGTAATTGAGGCTGCTCTCAAGCAGCAGTACAGTGTGTTGGTCATTGCCGACCACGGCAACGCCGACTATATGCGCAACCCTGATGGTACACCCCATACCGCACACACCACCAATCTCGTTCCCTGTATCTTGGTAGACAATGACTACCAAGGCTCCCTCAAAGGCAGTGGAAAGCTCGGCAATATCGCCCCAACCATCCTAGACTTGATGGGTATCGCCCCCCCAACAGAAATGAGCGAAGACTCACTTTTGAGTTAG
- a CDS encoding leucine-rich repeat domain-containing protein, whose translation MRTAAPFLYCLLLFSGFIFCPATSSAQTSLLSLEELANEEVYTKLQAAIRDSTKALVLSLKGDSLTQYPQELRHLRRLQVLDLSLNPLEELPAAIARHPDLQVLDLWGCGLKRLPKEIGRLQHLRYLYLDYNQLETLPREINQLQKLEVLDLEGNQLTRFDTAWCRWERLEVLDLEGNQLTQLPPQIAQLKRLKTLDLSGNQLDSLPQRLAELERLEYLYLDRNRLQSLPADLGNMRDLKFVYLANNRFRELPKGLETLQNVEILDLSGNQLSSLQLNWQQLKRLHTLKLQQNKLTELPTELLQLPDLETLDLSGNQLSYLPDDLSAWKTLKELNIRGNPLSDKRKEPTQESASASGDESELGRIRQQLPQTQVKF comes from the coding sequence ATGAGAACTGCCGCCCCGTTTTTGTACTGCCTGCTCTTGTTCAGTGGGTTTATTTTTTGCCCTGCCACTTCTAGTGCGCAAACCAGCTTGCTCAGCCTTGAAGAACTGGCCAATGAGGAGGTGTATACCAAGCTACAGGCGGCAATCCGTGACTCGACCAAGGCCTTGGTACTGAGCCTCAAAGGGGACTCTCTCACACAGTATCCACAGGAGCTGCGCCACTTGCGCCGCCTACAAGTACTGGATCTTAGCCTTAACCCCTTGGAGGAGTTGCCGGCTGCCATTGCCCGCCACCCCGACCTACAAGTGCTTGACTTGTGGGGCTGTGGCCTCAAGCGCCTGCCAAAAGAGATAGGTCGCCTTCAGCACTTGCGCTACCTCTACCTCGACTATAACCAACTCGAAACCCTCCCGCGTGAAATCAACCAGTTGCAAAAGCTCGAAGTGCTCGACCTCGAGGGCAACCAACTTACCCGATTCGACACGGCGTGGTGTCGGTGGGAGCGCCTCGAAGTACTCGACCTTGAAGGCAACCAACTTACCCAACTGCCCCCACAAATTGCCCAGCTCAAACGTCTCAAGACACTTGACCTTTCGGGCAATCAGCTCGATTCGCTCCCACAGCGTCTGGCGGAGTTGGAGCGCCTCGAATACCTTTATCTTGACCGCAACCGCCTGCAATCTTTGCCCGCCGACCTTGGCAATATGCGCGACCTCAAGTTTGTGTACTTGGCCAACAACCGCTTCCGAGAGCTACCCAAAGGGCTGGAAACCTTGCAAAATGTGGAGATTTTGGATCTTTCGGGCAATCAGCTTAGCAGCCTCCAACTCAATTGGCAGCAACTCAAGCGCCTACATACACTCAAACTCCAACAAAACAAGCTGACTGAGCTGCCCACCGAACTACTCCAGCTCCCCGACCTCGAAACGCTTGATCTTTCGGGCAACCAACTCAGCTACTTACCTGATGACTTGTCAGCTTGGAAAACACTCAAAGAGCTGAATATTAGGGGAAATCCACTATCAGACAAGCGCAAAGAACCGACACAAGAGTCGGCCTCGGCCTCTGGCGACGAATCGGAGCTAGGGCGTATTCGGCAGCAACTTCCCCAAACACAAGTAAAGTTTTAG
- a CDS encoding 3'-5' exonuclease, producing MRWWPDKSHRAYRRQCREGKAPAWLCDWYWQYRAPDPRQRIIDATFVVFDVEATGLNPAKDCILSLAAVRVQGGVIDLSGAIDFRVQQANAQGAEAVLIHQILPQESRQADISETAMLRYFLQFCGSSILVAHHAALDCGLLDQALQRHHQVSLLNHTLDTLVLARRLAGNPSPEQTSPQQFTLNSLCAQYGIALPRPHEAASDTLATAQLLCHQLHQAQRRGLRTLGELGVS from the coding sequence ATGCGCTGGTGGCCCGACAAATCACACCGCGCCTATCGCCGTCAGTGCCGCGAAGGCAAAGCCCCGGCGTGGCTCTGCGATTGGTATTGGCAATATCGAGCCCCAGACCCTCGTCAGCGCATTATCGATGCTACCTTTGTGGTGTTTGATGTAGAAGCCACCGGGCTCAATCCTGCCAAAGACTGCATTCTGAGCTTGGCTGCGGTGCGGGTGCAGGGTGGGGTGATAGACCTCAGCGGCGCTATCGACTTCAGGGTACAACAAGCCAATGCGCAAGGGGCTGAGGCAGTGCTTATCCATCAGATTTTACCCCAAGAAAGCCGTCAGGCCGATATCAGCGAAACTGCGATGTTGCGCTATTTTTTACAGTTTTGTGGCAGCAGCATCTTAGTAGCCCATCACGCTGCGCTCGACTGTGGCCTGCTCGACCAAGCGCTCCAACGACATCACCAAGTAAGCCTGCTCAATCATACGCTCGATACGCTCGTTTTGGCGCGGCGACTGGCCGGCAACCCTTCTCCCGAACAAACAAGCCCCCAACAGTTTACCCTCAACAGCCTATGCGCCCAATATGGTATCGCCCTGCCCCGCCCACACGAGGCCGCCTCCGACACCTTAGCTACTGCCCAACTCCTCTGCCACCAACTGCATCAAGCTCAACGACGCGGACTGCGTACCCTTGGAGAGTTGGGGGTAAGTTGA
- a CDS encoding leucine-rich repeat domain-containing protein, which produces MQGLPQLQSLSLNWNQLQDLSHLKTLTQLQTLSLGFNKIQYLSPLQSLTRLASLHLNNNQLSDISSLEHLPLLKELHIENNPFLDTLQSEIRKKSGI; this is translated from the coding sequence TTGCAAGGTTTACCACAATTGCAATCATTAAGCTTGAATTGGAATCAACTTCAAGACCTCTCACACTTAAAAACCTTGACGCAGTTACAAACCTTAAGTTTGGGCTTCAACAAGATACAATACCTCTCTCCCCTACAAAGCTTAACACGATTAGCATCACTGCATTTGAACAACAATCAGCTCTCTGATATTTCAAGCTTGGAGCATCTCCCCCTTTTGAAAGAATTACACATTGAAAATAACCCCTTTCTTGACACCCTCCAATCTGAAATCCGGAAAAAATCAGGCATCTGA
- a CDS encoding leucine-rich repeat domain-containing protein, whose product MSLWNNKIQDIAVLERLTQLQSLDLNNIIS is encoded by the coding sequence CTGAGCTTATGGAATAATAAAATTCAAGACATTGCTGTTTTGGAAAGGTTGACACAATTACAATCCCTAGACCTGAATAATATTATATCCTAA
- a CDS encoding leucine-rich repeat domain-containing protein has product MQALTQLQILNLRQNHIQDTSFVSSLTGLRYLDISYNQIQDVSFLKDLPQLRFLNLS; this is encoded by the coding sequence TTGCAAGCACTCACGCAGTTACAAATCCTAAATCTGCGCCAGAACCACATCCAAGATACCTCCTTCGTCTCAAGCTTAACGGGTTTACGATATTTAGACATAAGCTATAACCAAATACAGGACGTGTCTTTTTTGAAAGACTTGCCTCAGCTACGATTTCTAAACTTGAGCTGA
- a CDS encoding DEAD/DEAH box helicase, protein MLAPEEIARYFWQEFLDEDDQQKAIRLLSDEGKEANGLAIVQLQFGGLVEHQGKMLAHFRFAQNRTKFKEGETLALHYGKVSHQVSLFRVKGKELWLAPVYPRNWQASLHTLSEARLEAPPFDMMKRVGQLAKTSLQAGGRGHLFFRQLFGQASLSAPLRPAPALSEAAQRLNPSQQAALSACLRLPPILAIQGPPGTGKTAVLAQVATQLAEEGRRVLLVAHTHQAVHHALNEIYDHAPGLEIFKAGDAAKRDNLLPNIPIHKFTDLPTELFSQGGSIVGTSLYTALLNLLKDQSPYTPEVVIVDEAGQVPLPLAVLLGGMGAKSILLFGDQRQMPPIFRESLQTHPLSCSILAHIENHLPHQLMALDTTYRMNATLTHLIGTLFYPKPQGSSGETFLQHSHNRPFPTLQGLGQQDAFLQTVLQPDAAMVWVCSPDNQSTQENPYEALKIAHIIGYLIGTQGWPAQDMAVVTPFRKQILRIIEALRTHYPTLPALPVIDTVEKLQGQSVELVMVSYTATEADYLSQVSEFLYSPNRLNVSISRAKTKVIFFCADALLDTIPTNYEDLRTRTMLRQLRSEANLVWEEHR, encoded by the coding sequence ATGCTCGCCCCCGAAGAAATCGCCCGTTATTTTTGGCAAGAATTTTTGGATGAAGACGACCAGCAAAAAGCCATCCGCCTACTCTCTGACGAGGGGAAGGAGGCCAACGGCTTGGCCATCGTTCAGCTGCAGTTTGGAGGGCTGGTAGAGCACCAAGGCAAGATGTTGGCACACTTCCGCTTTGCCCAAAACCGCACCAAGTTCAAAGAAGGCGAGACGCTCGCACTGCATTATGGCAAGGTTTCCCATCAAGTAAGTCTCTTCAGGGTAAAAGGCAAAGAACTGTGGTTGGCTCCCGTATATCCCCGCAATTGGCAAGCATCGCTACATACACTCAGCGAGGCTAGGCTCGAAGCCCCACCCTTCGATATGATGAAGCGGGTAGGGCAACTTGCCAAAACAAGCCTGCAAGCCGGTGGGCGTGGGCATTTGTTTTTTCGCCAACTTTTTGGACAGGCTTCGCTATCAGCTCCTTTGCGCCCTGCCCCTGCCCTTTCGGAGGCAGCACAGCGCCTGAATCCCTCTCAACAGGCTGCTCTTTCGGCCTGCTTGCGTTTGCCGCCCATATTGGCCATCCAAGGGCCGCCGGGTACAGGCAAAACGGCGGTACTGGCACAGGTGGCCACCCAATTGGCCGAAGAAGGGCGGCGTGTGCTCTTAGTCGCCCATACCCATCAGGCCGTACACCACGCCCTCAACGAGATTTATGACCACGCCCCCGGGCTGGAGATTTTCAAGGCCGGCGATGCCGCCAAACGCGACAACCTGCTGCCCAATATCCCCATCCATAAGTTTACCGACCTGCCCACCGAACTGTTCAGTCAAGGGGGGAGCATCGTCGGAACGAGCCTCTACACCGCGCTGCTCAATTTGCTCAAAGACCAATCGCCTTACACCCCTGAGGTTGTCATTGTGGATGAGGCCGGACAAGTGCCGCTGCCACTGGCCGTGCTCTTGGGAGGGATGGGTGCGAAAAGCATCTTGCTCTTCGGCGACCAACGACAAATGCCGCCCATTTTCCGTGAGTCCTTGCAAACGCATCCCCTCTCGTGCTCTATCTTGGCGCATATCGAAAACCATCTGCCCCACCAGCTGATGGCGCTCGACACCACCTACCGGATGAACGCCACCCTGACACACCTCATCGGGACGCTATTCTACCCCAAGCCCCAAGGCTCCTCCGGCGAGACCTTCCTCCAACACAGCCATAACCGCCCTTTCCCGACCCTACAAGGGCTGGGGCAGCAGGATGCCTTCTTGCAGACGGTATTGCAGCCCGACGCGGCGATGGTTTGGGTTTGTTCCCCCGACAACCAAAGTACACAAGAAAACCCCTACGAAGCCCTCAAGATAGCTCACATCATCGGCTACCTGATAGGTACACAGGGCTGGCCTGCACAGGATATGGCCGTGGTAACGCCTTTTCGCAAACAAATCCTGCGTATCATCGAAGCATTGCGCACCCACTACCCTACCTTGCCCGCGCTGCCCGTAATCGATACGGTCGAAAAGCTGCAAGGCCAAAGTGTAGAGTTGGTGATGGTCTCCTATACTGCTACCGAAGCCGACTACCTCTCCCAAGTAAGTGAGTTTTTGTACTCGCCTAACCGCCTCAATGTCTCCATCAGCCGCGCCAAAACCAAGGTGATTTTCTTCTGTGCTGATGCCCTGCTTGACACCATACCTACCAACTACGAAGACCTACGCACCCGTACCATGCTGCGACAACTGCGCAGCGAAGCCAATCTAGTCTGGGAAGAGCATCGCTAG
- a CDS encoding saccharopine dehydrogenase C-terminal domain-containing protein: protein MTQILLLGAGRSAPYAIEYLAQAAQREGWRLCVADRDETLLAQRQQQYPGILTQTLDLNADTLANALSPASIVVSLLPPDAHVSVAAQCVMQGKHFLSASYVSEGMQALHAEAVAKGVLLLNEIGLDPGIDHMSAMQLLDHIRQQGGHITAFYSYTGGLIAPQSVDNPWHYKFTWNPRNVVLAGQGGPARFRHQGLVKYLPYSSLFEYTQPIEVAGWGSFDGYANRDSLQYSELYGLQTADTLIRGTLRRRGFCQAWQVLLRTGLTDDTWQANYSPEQTYGEWLERFIHEGSPQEPLLTRWARQAEASPEAMEAVAWLGLHQNHPLGLSQGSPAQVLQQRLETLWQLHPEDLDLVVMQHKVVYQLQGQTWQQLSDFCLVGEPSPRTAMAKTVGLPLAMAAVRCLKGEFSIRGVQRPLQPEVYQPLLAELATQGIHFEEQPPQLLGFA from the coding sequence ATGACACAAATCCTACTATTAGGCGCAGGCCGTTCTGCCCCCTATGCCATCGAATATCTGGCGCAAGCCGCCCAGCGTGAAGGGTGGCGGCTTTGTGTAGCCGACCGCGACGAAACGCTGTTGGCGCAGCGTCAGCAGCAATACCCGGGCATCCTGACCCAAACCCTCGACCTCAACGCCGACACCTTGGCCAACGCTCTATCACCGGCGAGCATCGTGGTATCATTGCTACCCCCGGATGCACACGTCTCTGTGGCCGCACAGTGTGTGATGCAGGGCAAGCACTTTCTCTCGGCTTCGTATGTGTCAGAAGGAATGCAAGCCCTCCACGCTGAAGCTGTGGCTAAAGGCGTACTGCTGCTCAACGAAATAGGCCTAGACCCGGGCATCGACCATATGTCGGCGATGCAGCTACTTGACCATATCCGTCAACAGGGCGGCCACATCACCGCTTTTTACTCCTACACCGGAGGGCTGATTGCCCCCCAATCGGTAGACAACCCTTGGCACTATAAGTTTACTTGGAATCCGCGCAATGTTGTGTTGGCAGGCCAAGGTGGGCCGGCACGCTTTCGCCACCAAGGGCTGGTAAAGTACCTACCTTACAGCAGCCTCTTTGAGTACACACAGCCGATAGAAGTAGCCGGATGGGGTAGTTTTGATGGCTATGCCAACCGTGATTCTTTGCAATATAGCGAGCTGTACGGCCTTCAGACAGCCGACACCCTCATTCGGGGTACACTCCGCCGTCGGGGCTTTTGTCAGGCTTGGCAGGTGCTCTTGCGTACCGGCCTGACAGACGATACTTGGCAGGCCAACTACAGCCCTGAGCAAACCTATGGCGAGTGGCTCGAAAGATTTATACACGAAGGAAGCCCCCAAGAGCCACTGCTCACGCGCTGGGCACGACAGGCGGAGGCAAGCCCTGAAGCGATGGAGGCGGTGGCTTGGCTCGGTCTACACCAAAACCATCCCCTTGGTCTCTCGCAGGGCAGCCCGGCACAAGTACTACAGCAACGGCTCGAAACCCTCTGGCAGCTCCACCCCGAAGACCTCGACCTCGTGGTGATGCAACACAAAGTCGTATACCAACTCCAAGGACAAACTTGGCAGCAACTAAGCGACTTCTGCCTCGTGGGAGAGCCTTCACCCCGTACGGCTATGGCCAAAACGGTTGGTTTGCCTCTGGCGATGGCCGCTGTTCGCTGCCTAAAGGGTGAGTTCAGTATCCGTGGGGTACAGCGCCCCCTCCAGCCCGAAGTATACCAACCCCTTTTAGCCGAACTTGCAACGCAGGGAATCCACTTCGAAGAGCAGCCTCCGCAGTTGCTGGGCTTCGCATAA